Genomic window (Paenibacillus sp. 37):
AGAACAAGCTCATTTAGCACCACTTCTAATCAGGGAGCTTCTGGAGTATTTCTCTGATCAGGTCGTTAAATATCAAATGAAAGTCAGTAGAAGTATTGATATGGGGGGCTTTCCTGGATTCTTGAAAAACTGATCTTGCAGTTTTGTGAGAATTTCTTCTGTGTATGGATGAAGACCGCAGGGAAGAAAAGCAAAGAAATTAGCGTACCTTCTTGGAAGGAAATTGAGAATATGAGGGATCACTCGTTTCCAGTTGTTGCTTTCAAAAATAATTTTGATGAGAGAAGCTCATCGAGCAGCATTGAATATTATCATTTACAAAACAGAGAACCGTTGTTGACTAACAAATGCAATTGTCCGAATCAACATGAAACCGCTAAATAAGATATTCAATCAATGATATCGTATATACCACAAAAAGTTTCCATGCTGAACATAGTAATCCATGTGATGATTATAAGATTCTCCAAAATGCGCAGGCCAACCAAGTGTCGAGGGACAAGTCTGGTGCTCATAAATACACCCCAGGGCATGGCCGAATTCATGCATGACGGTTCTTTCGAACTCCGATTCCTCGGTATCCTGGTCAAACCAGCCGAAATTCATGGTTGACCCCCATATTGGACAGCAGCGTATCCGTCCCTACGGCCGAGTAGGCTTTCCCTTTGTCGCGAAAGGTAATCTATATTATGAACCAAGGATCACCCGGTACCCGGATTAATTTTTGGGAAATCGGCAAATGCGCTGCAGTGGCTTAACACGTTAACAAAAAAAGCTGCTCAAGTCTTAGGTTTATCTGGCGAGCCTAATATGTACACCAGCCTGCATGGTAATATCGGTAATGACTCTGGGAAAGCATCAAGACTCTCAACATTTAAATCTTATATTAATACCTACGAAAGATATGTAGTTGATGGCGTGGAATATAATAATAAAATGGAAGCACTAAGCTGGGGCGGAACAATTGCATCTATGGTATTATTTTACCTCACATATTCCGGCCCTGCTGGATGGGTAACCATGGTTTTAAACTCTTCTAATGCATTAACTATACTAATTGGAATTACCTCATCAGCTTATGGAACCGCTTCTAGACTTACAATAACTAAAATACAGCTCAATACCAACAATATGCTATTGATCAGGTTTATGTTCAACGATGCTAATTACGGTATAAACTACAAACCGGGCTTCTAATTTTAAAAAAAGGGGGTGAGATCATTTTTCAAAGAATAGGATACGCTGTCCCCCTATTAATTATTATTATAGCAGACATCGGGTTACTCATATTTATCCTTAGAAATGGTAATGGATTATCCGAAAGCGGAATCTTTGGTATGATACTGTTCGTGTTTTGTTTATTGACTGTGCTTATTATAATCTCAATATACCGTTACTATACTTGGATTAGAGACAAAAAATTATAATAAATGTAGTAAAGACCGCCTTGGAGAATGATATGCTCCCATCATAGTAGACAGTAGAAAAAACAAAACTTCTACCTCTACCTTGATGGGAGTTTTTGTAATGTCAAAAAGAAGCCCAATTTCATATGAAATAAAGATTCAGGTTGTAAGGCGTTGCCTGCGACATGAATCCAATCCCAACCAGGAGGCAAAACAACTGGGGGTCCATAAAAACACGGTTACCGATTGGATAAGAAAATATCAAGCAGATGAAGTGGAAGGATTAAACGAATCCAAAAGTTGGAAAGTTTATTCCAAGGAGCTACGACTGGCAGCGATTCAGGATGTACTCTCCGGGAACTACTCCGTTCGAGCTGTAACCAAAAAGTATCATATATCGAGTAAAAGTGTGTTGGTGAGATGGATTTCCAAGTATACTGAGGGAAAACCAACTCGGAAAAGGATCGGATCCTCACACATGAACAAAGGACGGAAAACCACTTACGAAGAACGCATTGAAATTGTACAATATACCCTCGCTCATGATTTGAATTATCAGAAGGCAATCGAAAAATACAAGGTCTCTTACCAGCAGGTATACGCTTGGGTCCGTAAATTTAAAACCCATGGTCAGGAAGCTCTTCAAGATCATCGTGGTCGTAAAAAACCGCTAAAGGAGCTAGATGAGCAGGAACAATTAAAGCTTCGGATTAAGGAACTCGAAGCACGTAATGAGTATCTTGAAATGGAGAATGCATTTGCAAAAAAGTTGGCAGAGATCCGGCGAAGAAAACCGCGCTAACCTTCGTTCGGCATGTGGACATCTATCGAGCGATTAAGGAAATGCATGAAGAAAAAGGATATGCGGTCACAAGACTCTGTGAGCTCGCAGGGATTGCCCGATCGGCCTACTACAAGTGGCTGAAATGGACGCCATCTACCAGAGAACTCGAAAATCTTGCACTGGCTGAAGAAGTCAAACGTCGCTACGACAAACGAAGCGGGATACTTGGTTATCGCCAAATGCGTATTCAGTTGAATCGTAAGCTTAAAAAAAGCTACAACCGTAAACGGTATTATCGCATCATGCGTGCACTTGAATTAAGAGCAGTGATTCGCAAAAAACGGCCAAATTACGTGAAAGCTCCAGCCCTTCATATCGCTGAAAATGTCATGAACCGAAAATTCCAAGCGGAGGCACCCAACCAAAAGTGGTGCACGGATGTAACAGAGTTAAAGTACGGAAATGGCCGCAAGGCCTATCTGAGTGCCATTATTGACGGATATGACAACGCTGTTGTTTCATGGGTGCTCAGCCGTTCCAATAACAATGAGCTTGTCATGAATACGGTAAAGAAAGCTTACCGAAGAAACCCGGGCGCTGAGCCGCTTTTACACAGTGATAGAGGCTTTCAATATACCTCGCTCGAGTACAAGCGACTTCAAGTGAAATACAAGTTTAGGACAAGTATGTCTCGTGTAAGCCGGTGTTTGGACAACCAGCCTATTGAACGATTCTGGGGTACCTTTAAAGCAGAACGATTTTACTTGGAGAAATATGACACGTACGACGATCTCCTGCGAAGTGTACAAACCTATATGCGCTATTACAATAATTATCGATACACCGAACGACTAAATGGTTTATCCCCTAACGAATATCGACGAGCAGCTTAACGAAGAAAAAATAAATCCCCTCAGCTTGGATAACCGAGGGGATTGCACACGGATGATTTTGTTTTTTTGTCTGTCTACTTGACAGGGTGCACTTCAGAATACCAGGCGGTCTTTACTACTTAACTTCACTCAAACAACAAACCCAACGGACA
Coding sequences:
- a CDS encoding helix-turn-helix domain-containing protein produces the protein MSKRSPISYEIKIQVVRRCLRHESNPNQEAKQLGVHKNTVTDWIRKYQADEVEGLNESKSWKVYSKELRLAAIQDVLSGNYSVRAVTKKYHISSKSVLVRWISKYTEGKPTRKRIGSSHMNKGRKTTYEERIEIVQYTLAHDLNYQKAIEKYKVSYQQVYAWVRKFKTHGQEALQDHRGRKKPLKELDEQEQLKLRIKELEARNEYLEMENAFAKKLAEIRRRKPR
- a CDS encoding IS3 family transposase — translated: MDIYRAIKEMHEEKGYAVTRLCELAGIARSAYYKWLKWTPSTRELENLALAEEVKRRYDKRSGILGYRQMRIQLNRKLKKSYNRKRYYRIMRALELRAVIRKKRPNYVKAPALHIAENVMNRKFQAEAPNQKWCTDVTELKYGNGRKAYLSAIIDGYDNAVVSWVLSRSNNNELVMNTVKKAYRRNPGAEPLLHSDRGFQYTSLEYKRLQVKYKFRTSMSRVSRCLDNQPIERFWGTFKAERFYLEKYDTYDDLLRSVQTYMRYYNNYRYTERLNGLSPNEYRRAA